From Humisphaera borealis, the proteins below share one genomic window:
- a CDS encoding DUF6527 family protein, whose product MTTMRSAIRFILVACRIIPRPDFVARVQRDHPAPEQLKPGRLVVVRDGPVEKWICFLCPGGCGEKVMLNLSARKSPRWRVSIDWLNRPTVEPSVLQVNDCRCHFWIRGGEIDWCPDSGCRGDNRPI is encoded by the coding sequence ATGACAACGATGCGATCAGCGATTCGATTCATTCTTGTGGCGTGCCGGATCATCCCGCGACCCGATTTTGTCGCGCGGGTGCAGCGAGACCACCCGGCACCGGAGCAACTGAAGCCTGGCCGACTTGTCGTCGTCCGCGACGGCCCGGTCGAAAAATGGATTTGCTTTCTATGCCCCGGAGGCTGCGGAGAAAAGGTCATGTTGAATCTATCCGCGCGAAAGTCACCTCGCTGGCGTGTAAGCATTGACTGGCTCAATCGGCCAACGGTCGAACCGTCCGTCCTTCAGGTCAACGACTGTCGGTGCCATTTCTGGATTCGTGGCGGTGAGATCGACTGGTGCCCCGATAGCGGCTGCCGTGGTGACAATCGACCCATTTGA
- a CDS encoding tyrosine-type recombinase/integrase encodes MRNWDQLLDRYMEQYAARGIAVETVANVRRELERLGCWLKNRRPRPRIEDVGSDLLQDYLQRRGSWKAKATLSGVMSTVRGFGEFLVLQGAWVSNPLRWMKGPKLRMYDRIPRRIGGKAQQDLWQEAAKVREEYHRYLWLASLSLLYGTGLRRGELHRLNLSDWSGQEGTLRVDGRKTRRERSVALPELTWRCIESYLPRRQNHLLALGIREESALLIDKDGGRLSGGAISRGIGRLVKRAGIDHVTLHQFRHSCASDLLGKGVKLPEIQRLLGHQTVSTTVRYLHVADPERHAAVARHPINQMLGLAGTAPASAAVARTEGGCQ; translated from the coding sequence ATGCGCAACTGGGATCAATTGCTGGATCGGTACATGGAGCAGTACGCCGCCCGCGGCATTGCCGTCGAGACGGTGGCGAACGTTCGGCGGGAACTGGAGCGGCTGGGATGCTGGCTGAAGAATCGCCGGCCTCGGCCCAGGATCGAAGACGTGGGGTCGGATCTGCTGCAGGACTATCTCCAGCGCCGGGGAAGCTGGAAGGCCAAGGCCACGCTCAGCGGCGTGATGAGTACGGTGCGGGGCTTCGGAGAGTTCCTGGTTCTTCAGGGAGCGTGGGTCTCCAATCCGCTGCGCTGGATGAAGGGACCGAAGTTGCGGATGTACGATCGCATCCCCCGCCGAATCGGGGGCAAGGCCCAGCAGGACCTCTGGCAGGAGGCGGCGAAGGTCCGCGAGGAGTATCACCGCTATCTGTGGCTGGCGTCGCTGTCTCTGCTGTACGGGACGGGCCTTCGGCGAGGGGAACTGCACCGATTGAACCTGTCGGACTGGTCCGGCCAGGAAGGCACGCTACGCGTCGACGGCCGTAAGACCCGTCGTGAGCGGAGCGTGGCGTTGCCGGAACTGACCTGGCGTTGCATCGAGAGCTACCTGCCGCGTCGGCAGAACCACCTGTTGGCGCTGGGGATCCGGGAGGAATCGGCGCTGCTGATCGACAAGGACGGCGGACGGCTCAGCGGCGGCGCGATCAGCCGGGGAATCGGTCGGCTGGTGAAGCGGGCGGGAATCGACCATGTCACGCTGCACCAGTTCCGTCACAGCTGCGCGTCGGACCTGCTGGGCAAGGGGGTCAAGCTGCCGGAGATCCAGCGCCTGCTGGGCCACCAGACCGTCAGCACGACGGTGCGGTATCTGCACGTCGCCGATCCTGAGCGTCACGCGGCGGTGGCGCGTCACCCCATCAACCAGATGCTGGGCCTCGCAGGCACTGCGCCCGCATCAGCGGCCGTCGCACGGACCGAAGGAGGATGCCAATGA
- a CDS encoding RHS repeat-associated core domain-containing protein, whose protein sequence is MLGRSLTDAVTTLGSGVNGVVRRLQTSYNTQGLPEKFTSYDAASSGSVINEVQRAYNGLGQIITEYQAHSGAVNTGSSPKVQYAYTEMVSGANHSRLKSMTYPNGRVLRYEYSSGINADTSRISFLADDSSGSVGTHLEEYSYLGSGTIVRKNRPEPGVELTYIKQGAEPVADAGDQYTGLDHFGRIADQRWLVTSGGSHTDRWTYAYDRNSNPLYKKNELQSTMSELYHANSGSSGDNNTAYDKLNRLTDFRRGTLSSSANNGSGLDTVSSASRTQGWSLDALGNSTSVSTNGTPASRTHNSKNQSTVVGGNNLAFDSAGNTTTDDSGKQHVYDAWNRLVSTIGDAYNEPTVVSKYDALGRRIVSTNTTFPAEEQTVVDVGDLYYSTAWQVVEERNTITDTTLANSENPEIVVTLANTSQNVWGINYIDDLVLRDKDADNSSGTGSLGKSGSGLEQRLYAQQDANHNVTALVNTSGTVQQRFVYDPYGVATVLDASWSGTTDGYNWHYRHQGTRWEFNAELYDVRNRFYSPTLMRWMQEDPAGYVDGASLLQYVGGNPIAFVDPWGLQAGVAVPSAGSGAGVNPSSQTGNVAARAAGRGVGMFQITMELMEAGAFNSTVGYEFQMAQRLGASGLCIDSQREVWAAWQKSMEAGRAHDSAVIDAALNWRSIPAPAPGVMLITPGTPAAGNQFGTLVAQTTARDASRAAAAQRAACAAAAQADRDAAEQAMFDRWSDNYVARLRRMQAANNVIASSTEGSSSTGASAGASAGSGASGGNPSTQPTPKGSAALDQLTSIAKSQKRLFQGDEEVPRIIDQITKSERRVKNQLDRPYAPDDWE, encoded by the coding sequence GTGCTCGGCCGGTCGCTGACGGATGCGGTGACGACTCTCGGCAGCGGTGTGAACGGCGTGGTCCGCCGGCTGCAAACCTCTTACAACACGCAGGGTCTGCCGGAGAAGTTCACGAGCTACGACGCGGCCAGCAGCGGTAGCGTCATCAACGAAGTCCAGCGCGCCTACAACGGCCTCGGCCAGATCATCACCGAGTACCAGGCCCACAGCGGCGCGGTGAATACTGGCTCCAGCCCGAAGGTGCAGTATGCTTACACCGAGATGGTCAGCGGCGCGAACCACAGCCGGCTGAAGAGCATGACGTACCCGAACGGGCGCGTCCTTCGCTACGAGTACAGCAGCGGCATCAACGCCGACACGAGCCGCATCAGCTTCCTCGCCGACGATTCGTCAGGTTCCGTCGGTACGCACCTTGAAGAGTACAGCTACCTGGGATCAGGCACGATCGTCCGCAAGAACCGCCCCGAGCCGGGCGTGGAACTGACCTACATCAAGCAGGGCGCCGAACCCGTCGCCGACGCCGGCGATCAGTACACGGGCTTGGACCACTTCGGCCGAATCGCCGACCAGCGCTGGCTGGTGACGTCCGGCGGCAGCCACACCGACCGCTGGACCTACGCCTACGACCGCAACTCCAACCCGCTGTACAAGAAGAACGAGTTGCAGTCGACGATGTCCGAGCTGTACCACGCCAACAGCGGCAGCAGCGGCGACAACAACACGGCGTATGACAAGCTCAACCGCCTGACCGACTTCCGCCGGGGCACGCTCAGTAGCAGCGCCAACAACGGCAGCGGCCTCGATACGGTCAGCAGCGCCAGCCGCACGCAGGGCTGGAGCCTCGACGCATTGGGCAACTCCACATCCGTGTCGACCAACGGCACACCGGCCAGCCGCACGCACAACAGCAAGAACCAATCGACTGTGGTCGGTGGGAACAACCTGGCGTTCGATAGCGCCGGCAACACGACGACGGACGACAGCGGCAAGCAGCACGTCTACGACGCCTGGAACCGGCTGGTGTCCACAATCGGCGATGCCTACAACGAACCAACGGTAGTGAGCAAATATGACGCGCTCGGCCGGCGGATCGTCTCCACCAACACCACTTTTCCGGCCGAGGAGCAGACGGTCGTGGATGTTGGCGACCTGTACTACTCGACCGCGTGGCAGGTGGTGGAGGAACGCAACACGATCACCGACACTACCCTGGCCAATAGTGAGAACCCCGAGATCGTCGTTACGTTGGCGAATACATCGCAGAACGTCTGGGGCATCAACTACATCGACGATCTGGTGCTGAGGGACAAAGACGCCGACAACAGCAGCGGCACCGGCAGCCTCGGCAAGTCCGGCAGCGGCCTGGAGCAACGCCTGTACGCCCAGCAGGACGCCAATCACAACGTGACGGCGTTGGTGAATACGTCGGGGACGGTGCAACAGCGATTCGTCTACGACCCCTACGGCGTGGCGACGGTACTGGACGCAAGCTGGTCCGGCACGACCGACGGCTACAACTGGCACTACCGCCACCAGGGAACGCGGTGGGAGTTCAACGCCGAGCTGTACGACGTGAGGAACCGATTCTACAGCCCGACCCTGATGCGGTGGATGCAGGAGGATCCGGCGGGGTATGTGGATGGGGCGAGTCTATTGCAGTATGTCGGTGGCAATCCAATTGCATTCGTTGATCCATGGGGGTTGCAAGCCGGTGTCGCAGTTCCTAGCGCTGGCAGTGGTGCTGGCGTCAACCCCAGTTCGCAGACAGGAAACGTCGCAGCTAGAGCAGCTGGGCGGGGAGTGGGCATGTTCCAGATTACGATGGAACTGATGGAAGCAGGAGCATTCAATTCCACGGTCGGCTATGAGTTTCAAATGGCACAACGATTGGGAGCTTCTGGCCTCTGCATTGATAGCCAGCGAGAAGTTTGGGCTGCTTGGCAGAAGTCCATGGAAGCCGGACGTGCGCACGATAGCGCGGTTATCGACGCTGCGTTGAACTGGCGGTCAATCCCAGCGCCAGCTCCAGGTGTAATGCTAATCACGCCGGGCACTCCGGCGGCAGGGAACCAATTTGGAACACTCGTCGCACAGACCACGGCGCGCGATGCGTCGCGTGCGGCAGCAGCTCAGAGGGCGGCTTGTGCCGCAGCTGCCCAAGCCGATAGAGATGCGGCAGAGCAAGCTATGTTCGATCGATGGAGCGACAATTACGTCGCTCGGCTCAGGCGCATGCAAGCAGCCAATAACGTAATCGCGAGTTCGACAGAAGGTTCATCATCAACAGGAGCAAGTGCAGGCGCTTCTGCCGGGTCCGGGGCCTCCGGCGGAAATCCGAGCACTCAACCAACGCCCAAGGGCTCCGCTGCTCTGGATCAACTCACCAGCATCGCAAAATCCCAGAAGCGCCTTTTCCAAGGCGACGAGGAGGTGCCACGGATTATTGATCAGATAACAAAAAGCGAACGGCGTGTCAAGAATCAGTTGGATCGACCTTACGCACCTGACGATTGGGAGTGA
- a CDS encoding tyrosine-type recombinase/integrase — MNSITWDYWICLYTQTHCVARGLRPLTIAAYRTALRQFESYVQVKLEGRSPDRITAADVLGYLEHLRTERKNGDSSINRTATILKNFYRAMVGMGHLEPRANPMAQFPRLRPPTRKLPVVLSSEEVQRLLEAPPGDTAIGLRDRAILALLYGTGIRASECAGLNEADVDLSEREIRVRGKGGHERSVPLNSSVVEVLTSYRQQRGEVEPRDRFFQSRRGQGMSRGAIYERVKKYARLSRIPKEISPHKLRHTFATHLVRRGVDLVTIRDLLGHRSITSTQVYLHVTAEDLRAAADQHPIGDLAGLLKNLLPQTKLPFQHAPPRRQTG; from the coding sequence ATGAACTCGATCACCTGGGACTACTGGATCTGCCTGTATACACAGACGCACTGTGTGGCCAGGGGACTTCGTCCGCTCACGATCGCGGCGTACCGCACGGCGCTGCGGCAGTTCGAGTCATACGTGCAGGTCAAGCTGGAGGGCCGGTCGCCCGATCGCATCACGGCCGCCGATGTTCTGGGGTACCTGGAGCATCTGCGCACCGAACGGAAGAACGGAGACTCGTCGATCAACAGGACGGCGACGATCCTCAAGAACTTCTACCGGGCCATGGTGGGCATGGGGCATCTGGAGCCGCGTGCCAACCCGATGGCGCAGTTCCCGCGTCTGCGTCCACCGACCCGCAAGCTGCCGGTGGTGCTGTCGAGCGAAGAGGTGCAGCGGCTGCTGGAAGCGCCGCCGGGCGACACCGCGATCGGGCTTCGGGATCGGGCGATCCTCGCACTGCTTTATGGCACGGGGATCCGCGCCAGCGAGTGCGCGGGCCTCAATGAAGCGGACGTGGACCTGTCCGAACGCGAGATCCGTGTGCGCGGGAAGGGAGGCCACGAGCGGTCGGTGCCGTTGAACAGCAGCGTGGTGGAGGTGTTGACCTCGTACCGGCAGCAGCGGGGTGAAGTGGAGCCGCGCGACAGGTTCTTCCAGAGCCGGCGCGGCCAGGGCATGAGCCGGGGCGCGATCTACGAGCGGGTGAAGAAGTACGCCCGGCTGAGCCGGATCCCCAAGGAGATCTCGCCGCACAAGCTGCGTCATACCTTTGCCACTCATCTGGTCAGACGAGGCGTGGACCTGGTGACGATCCGCGACCTGCTGGGCCATCGGTCGATCACCAGCACACAGGTGTATCTGCATGTGACGGCCGAAGACCTTCGCGCGGCGGCGGACCAGCACCCGATCGGCGATCTGGCGGGCCTGCTGAAGAATCTATTGCCACAGACGAAGCTGCCGTTCCAGCACGCGCCGCCGCGGCGGCAGACCGGCTGA
- a CDS encoding tetratricopeptide repeat protein: MLSESQKESINEAIGFLREGRFPDAELLLMELIKENPSDGAVNSYLAWSRHLLDRDSDAIEPARRGVLLAPKSEKASTILFHVLMALGKAHEALLEMWRFLGRDSRGEYFQLLSDLMGVEEHADSKEKTAMDVSSD, translated from the coding sequence ATGCTGAGTGAATCGCAAAAGGAATCAATCAACGAGGCGATCGGTTTCTTAAGAGAAGGCAGGTTTCCGGATGCGGAATTGTTGCTCATGGAACTTATTAAGGAAAATCCTTCGGATGGAGCAGTGAACTCTTACTTAGCATGGAGTAGGCACCTTCTCGATCGCGATTCGGATGCAATAGAGCCAGCGCGCCGAGGCGTGCTGCTTGCGCCAAAATCGGAGAAGGCGTCAACGATTCTCTTTCATGTTCTTATGGCTCTAGGCAAAGCGCACGAGGCGTTGCTTGAAATGTGGCGATTCCTGGGCCGAGATTCTCGAGGTGAGTACTTTCAACTATTGTCCGACTTGATGGGGGTCGAGGAACATGCGGACTCTAAGGAAAAGACTGCCATGGATGTTTCGAGCGACTAA
- a CDS encoding tyrosine-type recombinase/integrase, which produces MSSKSDSSPKVVFDPVIDGYLAYLGDVSRKAAGTVRDVRCTLRKIIGQMQESHPDVALWKLKLEDYIQWINQRRVAGQSGASLCKYLSHVRGLLEYAWRSGRSDRNVLDGFSLQDELRRVPPGALTEDEARRLIEACPATTVPQRRDRIIVLLLYGCGLRTDELCRLNLEDVSQERQELIVWKGKGDRQRVVPIPAGVFTELLAYLGQRGGKRGALIRTAAKSKRTSAKDVCEAVRKAAERAHMATRVTPKTLRHSYATHLMDRGVDLAIISSLMGHRSPAETGVYLHVLGDKPRVAVDRLSSAVQPVQGKGGEP; this is translated from the coding sequence ATGAGCAGCAAGAGTGATTCATCTCCCAAGGTGGTGTTCGATCCGGTGATCGACGGGTACCTGGCGTACCTGGGCGATGTGAGCCGCAAGGCGGCCGGCACGGTGCGGGATGTACGCTGCACGCTGCGGAAGATCATCGGGCAGATGCAGGAGAGCCATCCCGATGTGGCATTGTGGAAGCTGAAGCTGGAGGACTATATCCAGTGGATCAATCAGCGGCGTGTCGCGGGCCAGAGCGGCGCGAGCCTGTGCAAGTACCTCAGCCATGTGCGTGGCCTGCTGGAGTACGCCTGGCGCAGCGGCCGCAGTGATCGCAATGTTTTGGACGGCTTCTCGCTTCAGGATGAACTGCGCCGGGTGCCGCCGGGCGCGCTGACGGAAGACGAGGCGAGACGACTGATCGAGGCCTGCCCGGCGACGACCGTTCCGCAGCGGCGTGACCGGATCATCGTGCTGCTGCTGTACGGATGCGGGCTGCGCACCGATGAGTTGTGCCGGCTGAACCTGGAGGATGTCAGCCAGGAACGTCAGGAGTTGATCGTCTGGAAGGGCAAGGGGGACCGGCAGCGTGTGGTGCCGATCCCGGCGGGCGTGTTCACGGAGCTGCTGGCCTACCTGGGCCAGCGTGGCGGTAAGCGGGGAGCGCTGATCCGGACGGCGGCCAAGTCGAAGCGTACCAGCGCGAAGGACGTCTGCGAGGCGGTGCGCAAGGCGGCCGAGCGGGCTCATATGGCCACACGCGTCACGCCCAAGACACTGCGTCACAGCTACGCCACGCACCTGATGGACCGGGGAGTGGACCTGGCGATCATCTCGTCGTTGATGGGCCATCGCAGTCCGGCCGAGACGGGCGTCTATCTGCACGTGCTGGGGGACAAACCGCGTGTCGCCGTAGACCGGCTCTCCTCCGCGGTTCAGCCCGTCCAGGGCAAAGGGGGTGAGCCATGA
- a CDS encoding integrase core domain-containing protein: protein MKAHAETLWQCDFFSRHIVTVTGVRQCFVLVFLHVASRRVFLSPCAFNPTAEWMMAQAEAFVARAKAINLPASYLIRDNDGMFSAPFDEAMKAAGCEVKRTAIRAPNMNAFVERFNRSIQEECLDRFVIFGQEHFDLLVREYVEHYHAERPHQGRENQVLIAPPGDPPKSGEIVCRRRLGCVLKHYYRAAA, encoded by the coding sequence ATGAAGGCCCACGCCGAGACGCTCTGGCAATGCGATTTCTTTTCACGGCACATCGTCACGGTCACCGGCGTTCGGCAGTGTTTCGTTTTGGTCTTCCTGCACGTCGCGTCCCGGCGAGTGTTCCTGTCGCCGTGCGCCTTCAATCCAACCGCCGAGTGGATGATGGCTCAAGCAGAAGCGTTTGTTGCTCGCGCCAAGGCAATCAATCTGCCGGCATCCTATCTTATCCGCGACAACGACGGCATGTTTTCCGCGCCTTTCGATGAGGCAATGAAGGCCGCCGGATGCGAGGTTAAGCGGACTGCCATCCGAGCCCCGAACATGAACGCGTTTGTCGAGCGGTTCAACCGATCGATCCAAGAAGAATGTCTTGATCGCTTTGTCATCTTCGGACAGGAGCATTTCGATCTGCTGGTTCGCGAGTACGTCGAACACTACCACGCGGAACGCCCGCACCAAGGACGAGAGAATCAAGTCCTGATCGCGCCGCCGGGCGACCCGCCGAAGTCCGGCGAGATTGTCTGCCGCCGACGATTGGGTTGCGTCTTGAAGCACTACTACCGCGCTGCGGCGTGA